A portion of the Paenibacillus hamazuiensis genome contains these proteins:
- a CDS encoding ABC-F family ATP-binding cassette domain-containing protein: protein MQILSVDQLNKSYGEKVLFDNISFGINERERIGLIGVNGTGKSTLLKIMAGLEPLDSGKLVHANHFRVEYLPQNPEFEPGSTVLEQVFYGDSPLMRTLREYEAALLELEADPADERRQRRLFQAQQQMDAAGAWEANTTAKTVLTKLGIREFDKPVGLLSGGQRKRVAMARVLIQPADLLVLDEPTNHIDNETVEWLEQFLAKWKGALLLVTHDRYFLDRVTNRIIELDRGKLYSYEGNYAAYLEKKADRLEREAAMEDKRQNLLRRELAWLRRGAKARTTKQKARVERAHELMEQAPDRAAEKLDMALGASRLGKKVIELEDVSKQFGERELIRDFSYIVMPDDRIGIIGPNGSGKSTLLNVLAGRLAPDSGKIEVGQTVKIAYYTQENAEMNESLRVIEYIKEAAEVVHTANGEKITAAQMLERFLFPPNQQWTPISRLSGGERRRLYLLRTLMGEPNVLLLDEPTNDLDIQTLTVLEDYLETFPGAVITVSHDRYFLDKTAERLFAFEDGGIRKYEGSYTEYLERRQLEQQAEEGEGKHGSGDAGRKGGKEGAPGIGGAGDAPAAAAGKSDRPLRKLSFKDQKDWDEIEGKIAALEARLAQVRSDIERSGSDYGKVQELYAEEQKLNEQLELAMDRWAELSELVEQIAQNK, encoded by the coding sequence ATGCAAATTTTATCGGTAGATCAGCTAAATAAAAGCTACGGCGAAAAGGTTTTATTCGACAACATCTCGTTCGGCATCAATGAAAGAGAGCGCATAGGGCTCATCGGCGTCAACGGCACCGGGAAATCGACACTACTTAAAATTATGGCCGGGCTGGAGCCATTGGACTCCGGCAAGCTGGTTCACGCCAATCATTTCCGCGTCGAATATTTGCCGCAAAATCCCGAGTTCGAGCCTGGGTCAACCGTGCTCGAACAGGTGTTTTACGGCGATAGCCCGCTGATGCGGACGCTGCGCGAATATGAAGCGGCGCTGCTGGAGCTGGAGGCGGACCCCGCCGACGAGCGCAGGCAAAGGCGCCTGTTTCAGGCGCAGCAGCAGATGGATGCGGCAGGCGCATGGGAGGCAAACACGACGGCGAAGACGGTATTGACGAAGCTCGGCATCCGCGAGTTCGACAAGCCGGTCGGCCTGCTCTCCGGCGGCCAGCGCAAGCGGGTGGCGATGGCGCGGGTGCTGATTCAGCCGGCGGACCTGCTGGTCCTCGACGAGCCGACGAACCATATCGACAATGAGACCGTGGAGTGGCTCGAGCAGTTTTTGGCCAAGTGGAAAGGGGCGCTGCTGCTCGTTACTCACGACCGCTACTTCCTTGACCGGGTGACGAATCGGATCATCGAGCTCGACCGCGGCAAGCTGTACAGCTATGAGGGTAATTACGCCGCGTATCTGGAAAAGAAAGCGGACCGTCTGGAGCGGGAGGCCGCGATGGAGGACAAGCGGCAAAACCTGCTGCGCCGCGAGCTCGCCTGGCTTCGCCGCGGCGCGAAGGCGCGCACGACGAAACAGAAAGCCCGCGTGGAGCGCGCGCACGAGCTGATGGAGCAGGCGCCGGACCGAGCTGCGGAAAAGCTCGATATGGCGCTTGGCGCCAGCAGGCTCGGCAAAAAAGTAATCGAGCTGGAAGATGTATCCAAGCAGTTCGGCGAGCGCGAGCTAATCCGCGATTTCAGCTATATCGTCATGCCGGACGACCGCATCGGCATCATCGGTCCGAACGGCAGCGGCAAATCGACGCTGCTGAACGTGCTGGCCGGGCGACTTGCGCCCGACTCCGGCAAAATCGAAGTCGGGCAGACGGTCAAAATCGCCTACTATACGCAGGAAAACGCGGAGATGAACGAGTCGCTGCGCGTCATCGAATACATCAAGGAAGCGGCGGAAGTGGTGCACACGGCAAACGGCGAGAAAATTACCGCGGCGCAAATGCTGGAACGGTTTTTGTTCCCGCCGAATCAGCAGTGGACGCCGATTTCCCGGCTTTCCGGCGGCGAACGCCGCAGACTTTACCTGCTGCGCACGTTGATGGGCGAACCTAACGTGCTGCTGCTCGACGAGCCGACGAACGATCTTGACATTCAGACGCTGACCGTTTTGGAGGATTACCTCGAAACGTTTCCGGGCGCCGTCATTACCGTATCGCACGACAGGTATTTTCTCGACAAGACGGCGGAGAGGCTGTTTGCATTTGAGGATGGGGGCATACGGAAATACGAAGGAAGCTATACGGAATATTTGGAGCGCCGCCAGCTGGAGCAGCAGGCGGAAGAGGGCGAGGGAAAACACGGAAGCGGCGACGCAGGCAGGAAGGGGGGCAAGGAAGGCGCACCCGGCATAGGCGGTGCCGGCGACGCTCCGGCTGCTGCGGCGGGTAAGAGCGACCGGCCGCTGCGCAAGCTGTCTTTTAAAGACCAGAAAGACTGGGACGAAATCGAAGGCAAAATCGCTGCGCTTGAGGCGCGACTGGCACAGGTTCGCAGCGACATTGAACGGTCCGGCAGCGACTACGGCAAAGTGCAGGAGCTGTATGCCGAGGAGCAGAAGCTGAACGAGCAGCTTGAGCTGGCGATGGACCGCTGGGCGGAACTTTCCGAGCTTGTCGAGCAGATCGCACAAAACAAATAG
- a CDS encoding ABC-F family ATP-binding cassette domain-containing protein: MITVTNVSLRYGKRALFEDVNIKFTPGNCYGLIGANGAGKSTFLKILSGEMEPNKGEVSITPGERLAVLKQNHFEYDEVEVLKTVIMGHQKLFQIMEEKNALYAKPDFSEEDGMRAAELEGEFQELDGWQAESDAAELLIGLGIPTSLHEVKMKELGGNEKVRVLLAQALFGSPNILLLDEPTNHLDIESINWLINFLAKFDGTVIVVSHDRHFLNQVCTHIADIDFGKIQLYVGNYDFWYESSQLALKLAREQNKKVEEKRKELEAFIARFSANASKSKQATSRKKTLEKLTLEDIKPSNRKYPFIKFTPEREAGKQLLTVNGISKSIDGELVLNNVSFVVNKDDKIALVGPNGLAKTTLFRILMGEIEPDSGEYSWGVTTTQAYFPKDNSEYFQSDLNLVDWLRQYSKEQDESYLRGFLGRMLFSGEEALKKASVLSGGEKVRCMLSKMMMSGANVLILDEPTNHLDLESITALNNGLVDFDGTMLFVSHDHQFIQTIANRIIEITPNGIIDKVITYDEYLENADIQKQREQLYA, encoded by the coding sequence ATGATCACTGTGACTAATGTATCCTTACGATATGGCAAACGCGCATTGTTCGAAGATGTGAACATCAAGTTTACCCCCGGCAACTGCTACGGTTTGATCGGAGCGAACGGGGCCGGGAAATCGACGTTTTTGAAAATTTTATCCGGCGAGATGGAGCCGAACAAAGGCGAAGTGAGCATCACTCCGGGCGAGCGCCTGGCGGTGCTGAAGCAGAACCATTTCGAATACGATGAAGTGGAAGTGCTGAAAACCGTCATTATGGGCCACCAAAAGCTGTTCCAGATCATGGAGGAAAAAAACGCGCTGTATGCCAAGCCCGATTTCTCCGAGGAAGACGGCATGCGCGCGGCCGAGCTGGAAGGAGAATTCCAGGAGCTGGACGGCTGGCAGGCGGAATCCGATGCGGCAGAGCTGCTGATCGGTTTGGGTATTCCGACTTCGCTTCACGAAGTCAAAATGAAGGAGCTCGGCGGCAACGAGAAGGTTCGGGTGCTGCTTGCGCAAGCTCTGTTCGGCTCGCCGAACATTTTGCTTCTTGACGAGCCGACCAACCATCTGGACATCGAATCGATCAACTGGCTGATCAACTTCCTCGCGAAGTTCGACGGCACCGTCATCGTCGTATCCCATGACCGCCACTTCCTGAACCAGGTATGTACGCATATTGCGGATATCGATTTCGGAAAAATCCAGCTGTATGTCGGCAACTACGATTTCTGGTACGAATCGAGCCAACTGGCGTTGAAGCTGGCGCGGGAGCAGAACAAGAAAGTGGAGGAGAAGAGGAAAGAGCTCGAGGCGTTTATCGCCCGCTTTAGCGCGAATGCGTCGAAGTCGAAGCAGGCAACCTCCCGGAAGAAGACGCTGGAGAAGCTTACTCTCGAAGACATTAAGCCGTCCAACCGCAAGTATCCGTTCATCAAGTTTACGCCGGAACGCGAAGCGGGCAAACAGCTGCTTACCGTAAACGGCATCAGCAAGAGCATCGATGGAGAACTGGTGCTGAACAACGTCAGCTTTGTCGTGAATAAAGACGACAAAATCGCGCTTGTCGGCCCGAACGGACTTGCCAAAACGACGCTGTTCCGCATCCTGATGGGCGAAATCGAACCGGACAGCGGCGAATACAGCTGGGGCGTAACGACGACGCAGGCGTATTTCCCGAAGGACAACTCGGAGTATTTCCAGTCCGATCTTAATTTGGTCGACTGGCTGCGCCAATATTCGAAGGAGCAGGACGAATCGTACCTGCGCGGCTTCCTCGGCCGCATGCTGTTCTCCGGCGAGGAGGCGCTGAAGAAAGCGAGCGTTTTGTCCGGAGGCGAGAAGGTGCGCTGCATGCTGTCGAAAATGATGATGAGCGGAGCCAACGTGCTTATTCTCGACGAGCCGACGAACCATCTCGATCTCGAGTCGATTACGGCGCTGAACAACGGTCTTGTCGATTTCGATGGCACGATGCTGTTCGTTTCTCATGACCACCAGTTTATTCAAACGATTGCGAACCGCATTATCGAAATTACGCCAAACGGCATCATCGATAAAGTGATCACCTACGACGAATACCTGGAAAATGCCGATATTCAAAAACAGCGGGAGCAGCTGTACGCTTAA